The following is a genomic window from Bordetella sp. H567.
GCGATACCCAGGATCAGCCCGCCGACAATCACGCCGGTGCCGCTGGACAGGCCGCCGATGATGGCCACGGCAAAGGCCTTCAGGCCCAGCACGGCGCCCATGGTGGCCCCCGTCAGCGTCAAGGGCGCGATCAGCACGCCCGCGAAGGCGGCCGTCAGGGACGACAAGGCATAGGACAGGGTGATGACCAGGTTGGTGTTGATGCCCATCAGGCCCGCCGCGGCGCGGTCCGCCGACGTGGCAACGAAGGCCTTGCCATAAATCGACTTGCGATTGAACAGCTCCACCAGCAGCATCATCGCCAACGCGCCGACCACCACCAGCAATTCCATGGGCAGGACGTTGGCACCGGCCAGCTGGATGGGCGACATCGGCAGCGGCGAGGGAAAAGGCAGGTCGTCGCGGCCCCAGACGTTCTCCGCGACGTTGCGGAATATGATGCCCAGCGCGATGGTCGCCATGATCCAG
Proteins encoded in this region:
- a CDS encoding branched-chain amino acid ABC transporter permease, which gives rise to MILLQLIYSGIALGMIYAVIAFGYQLTFATSGTLNFGQGEALMLGALVGLSLVGLGVNYWVMIPLVCLFGFVQGALVERVGVRPAIKTRSEFGWIMATIALGIIFRNVAENVWGRDDLPFPSPLPMSPIQLAGANVLPMELLVVVGALAMMLLVELFNRKSIYGKAFVATSADRAAAGLMGINTNLVITLSYALSSLTAAFAGVLIAPLTLTGATMGAVLGLKAFAVAIIGGLSSGTGVIVGGLILGIAETTTGFYLSTGYKDVPGLVLLLLVLAMKPAGLFGKTAIKKV